The genomic interval TCCTCACCGGCGCCGGCCTGCCCGAGCCGTTCGCCGCGATCCTCGCCGGGGTCGACGCGTCCATCGCACAGGGCCAACTGGTCGTCTCCACAGGCGACTTGTCCCGCCTCTCGGGCCACCCGACCACGCCGATCAGCGAGTCGATCGCCATCGCGCTCAAGGGCTGACCCGCCTCCAGAGGGCCCCGGCCATCACGGCGTGACGATCGGGAACCCCTTGTCGGGCCAGGTGACGTGGGAGAAGACCCGGGCCAGCAAGGTCTCGTCGCCCTCGGTCGTGACGCCGTCGAGGCCCTTGCCCGCGAGGACGCCCAGGAGTCGGGGCTTCGTGAGGGTGAGGGTCAGGCCCGCCCGGGTCTTGGGGGTGTCCAGGGTCCGGTGGGCGAGCGCGCCGTTGTGCAGCGTGAGGCGGCGACGGAGTCCAGCGGCATGTCCGTGGTCAACGACATCACCACCGACATCACCATCTCCGGGCCGGCCGTGCCGATGGCGATGGAGTTGACGCCGTGGCGCAACTCCATGGCGGAGGTCGGACAGAAGTTGCGCCAGGTGCCGTTCTCGGCGCCGTGGCCGAGCAACTCGTAGACCTGCGCGAGGAGTTCCTTGGCGTCGGCGCGCAACGGGTCGGCGAAGACGATGTGGTTGAGGAGCGTGGCCGCGAAACGCGGGTCGCCGGCGTCGCTCCGTTCCAGGGCTCCGGCCACACGCGGCGGGGGGCTCGGGTCGGCTGAGGGCGCGTCGATCCATCTCAACATCGGCCGGACGGGACCGCATGCCAGACGCTCGCCCCCTCCCCTGTCATGACCGTATGGCGATACGGCCATGACAGCCGGGGCCTCTCGGCGCTACCTTCGTGCTGGCCGCGTCGACGCGGCAGGGCGCGTGCGAAGGAGGGGCCCGTGAGCGGGAAGCCGAGCGGGGAGCCGAGCGGGAAGCCGAAGGGCGACCAGCACCACATAGGACTGCTGAACGGCTTCGCGGCATACGGGATGTGGGGCCTGGTCCCGCTGTTCTGGCCGCTGCTCAAGCCCGCGGGCGCCGCCGAGATCCTCGCCCACCGCATGGTGTGGTCGCTGGCCTTCGTCGCCGTGGCACTCCTCGTGATCCGACGCTGGGCCTGGGCCGGCGAACTCCTGCGCCAGCCCCGCAAGTTGGGCCTCGTGACGATCGCCGCGGCCTTCATCACCGTCAACTGGGGCGTCTACATCTGGGCCGTGAACAGCGGCCACGTCGTCGAGGCCTCGCTCGGCTACTTCATCAACCCCCTCGTCACCATCGCGATGGGCGTCCTGCTCCTGAAGGAACGGCTGCGCCCGGCGCAGTGGGCCGCGGTCGGCGTGGGCCTGGCCGCCGTGATCGTCCTGGCCGTCGGCTACGGCCAGCCGCCCTGGATCTCCCTCACGCTCGCCTTCTCCTTCGCGACGTACGGCCTGGTGAAGAAGAAGGTCAACCTCGGCGGCATCGAGTCACTGGCCGCGGAGACCGCGATCCAGTTCCTGCCGGCGCTCGCCTACCTGCTGTGGCTCGGCGCACACGGCGAGGCGACCTTCGCCGAGGAGGGCGTCGGCCACGCAACCCTCCTCGCCTCCACCGGCATCGTCACCGCCCTCCCCCTCGTCTGCTTCGGCGCGGCGGCGATCCGGGTACCGCTGTCGACCCTGGGCCTGCTCCAGTACATGGCACCGGTGTTCCAGTTCCTGCTGGGCATCCTGTACTTCCACGAGTCGATGCCCCTCGAACGCTGGGCGGGCTTCGCGCTCGTATGGCTGGCCCTCATCCTCCTGACGACGGACGCGTGGCGTACGGCGCGGAGGGGCAGGGCGGCGGCAGCAGCGGCGATCCCACAGGAGACGCCCCCGGCCGGAAGTCCGAACCCATTGGACAGAGCGGACACAGCGGACACGGTAGAGGCGTAGCCCGCAGGCCCACCGCACCGATGCCAGAGTGAAGGGCATGACACAGACGCCCGCACCCACACCCGTCCACTGGAAACTGGTCATCGACGCGGCCGACCCGCACGCCCAGGCGGACTTCTGGGCCGCAGCGCTCCACTACGAGACCGAAGACAACAGCGCCCTCGTCCAACAGCTCCTGAAAATGGGCGCGTTGCCCGAAGCCGCGGCCGTCGACTTCCACGGCCGCCCGGCCTTCCGCGACCTGATGGCCGTACGACACCCCGACGACCCCTACGACAAGGACCGCGGCACGGGCCTGGGCCGCCGCCTCCTCTTCCAGCGCGTGCCCGAGCCGAAAACCACCAAGAACCGCCTCCACCTCGACCTGCACCCGGGCCCGGACCACCGCGAGGCCGAGGTGGAACGCCTCACCGGCCTCGGCGCGAGCGTGCTGCGCCGGGTGACGGAACCGGCCGGCGCCTGGGTCGTGATGACGGACCCCGAGGGGAACGAGTTCTGCGTGGCCTAGGGGGCGGGCGTCACTCAGCGGCCCTGCGGGCGCGCTCGGTGAGGCGCCCCATACGGGCGCGGGCGGACTCCAGTTCCTCGATGTCCTCTGCGGCGGGGCCGTCCTCGGTGGTGAGTTCGGTCCACAGGTCGATGAGGTCGCGGCCGAGGGCGAGGCCCTGCTCCGGGTCGCGTACGGCGCGCCAGGCGGTGGCCGCGCTCTGGACGTTGCCGTAGGCGGCCTCCGCGTCGTGGGCGCGGTGGCGGATGCGGGCGAGGTCGAGGGAGAGGTGGAAGGCGCGGAGCGGGTCACCGGCCAAGTAGGCGATGTACGCGGCGAGTTCGCGCAGCCGTAGGACTTCGGGGTGCTCGGGGCCCAGAGCACCCGCCGCGTCCGCGACGGTCCGCTCCGCAAGGCCCGCGGCCTCGTCGATCCGCCCCGCCTTGACGGCGTCGTTGATCCGCACCATCGGCTCGATGAGAAACGCGGTCCCCGCGCCGTCGGTCGTCACCGGTTCGTCGCCCAGCACGGCCTCGGCCACGGCGTCGAAACCACGCGCGGGCGTCGGCTTGGGGTCCGGTTCCGGGGCGGTGAGGGCGAGGTCGGGGATGGGGATGGCGGCGGGACGCGGGGCGCGTTCCGGAGCGACCGGCGGCACATCCGCGACCGGCGGTACATCAGTCACCGGCGCCGCGTCCATCACCGGCGGCGGCCCGAACGCTCCCGTAGGCGCCTGCACCGATCCCAGCGGCGCACCCCCCTCGGCCGACTCCGGCACCGCGTGCAGCGGAAAGGTCGGCGCGGACTCCCCCGCCGACTCGGGCACAGCCCGCAACGGAAAGGTCGGAACCACCTCCCCCTCCACCCCCGGAGCGGACACGGCCCGCAGCCGATGAGTCACCGGGTCACCACTCGACCGAGGCCGAGGCCGGTCCTCGGGTTCCCGAGACAGTTCCGGTTCCGGTTCCGGTCCTACGACGTCCGGGGACACCGCCGGAGGCAGCGCGGGGGGCGGCGGCGGAAAACCGACCGGGGCAGCCCCTTCCCCTGGGCCGGCGATGGCCCACGGCTCCGCCGAGAAGTGACTGGACCCGTCCGGATCGATCTGGAGCGGAACGACGTACCCGATCCGGTCGTCGTGGACAGTCGCGCGCACGGGGTGCCCCGTGGCCGAGGCGATGCGATGAAGCTGACTCAGAACCGCCTGCTGGATCTCCTCGCCCGCGGCCACCGCCACCGGCACTCCCCCGATCGACGCACCACCGGCGCCCGGGCCGTCCACGGGGACGCGCACCTCGAAAGGTGACGCGGCGGGTGCCGAGCGTGCGGCTCGCTTCTGTTCCCGCTTCTTCTCGCGGCTGAGTCGAGTCATCGGTTCCCTCACTCGCATGCGTCGGGGAGGCGGCCCGCGTTCCCCAGCGTCAAGATCCGTTCGTACGCGTACTGTTGAGTCTCGCCGTTCCCTTCAGGTTCTCAGGTAACCGCGACGTCACAGCCTCGTCCCAGGAGTTCCGTGAGGACCGGCGGGACCACGAGGGAGGAACTCGGTCATGCAGACAGGTGGACGGCAGGGCCCGGAGATCTGGCTCCGCGGACCGGTACCGCTACCGGTGGACAACGGCCCGCACGCAGAGGCACCGGAAGCACCCGAGCGCCCCTCCAGTATCCCCACCCGCATCCCCGCCGGCATCACCACCGCCCCACGCCGCCGCTTCTCCTGGGTCGCCACCCACGGCGGCACCGGCGCCACCACCCTCGCGTCGGTCTACGGCGGTCAGGACTGCGGACGTGACTGGCCGGGCCCCGAGGACCCCCCGTCGATCCTGCTCGTCGCCCGCACGCACGCCGCCGGGCTGGCCGCCGTATCCCGCGCCCTGGAGGTCTTCCGCCGCGGCGAGGCCCCCGCAGGGCTCGACCTGGACGCCGTGGTCCTCGTAGCGGACGCCCCCGGCCGCCTGCCCCGCCAACTCGCCCAGCACATCAAGGCCATCGAGTCGGTGATCGACGTCTACCGCGTGCCCTGGGTCCCGTCCTGGCGCATCGGCGACCTCACCGGCGAACCACCCCGCGAGACAGAAGCCCTGGCCCGTCTCACGGGCACGATCCGCCACCCACGCTGAAGCCCACCCGAATGGGCCGGGATGGCCCACGCGCCCGCAGCCGCCGACGAACCGGGAGCGGGTCGTGGCGGTACGGCGCAGCCCGCCGCGTACCCGGCACCAACCCGTCCAGTTCCGACAACACCCGTGGGGCCCCACAAGCGGCGGGCTCGCCGTACCGCTACGACCCCACCACACACCCGCGGGCGCACCCCCCAACCCCCCGCAGGCACCCCATGGACAGATGATTGCGCGCGCATATAATGCATACGGCTATAACTGCCGCACGCCGATTACTCTTGGGGGACCCATGACCCGCCGCTTCCTCTTCGTGCTGGGCAGCGCCCGCCTGGACGGCAACACCGAACTCCTCGCCCGCAGGGCCGCCGAGCAGCTGCCCCCGGACGTCGAGCAGGAGTGGATCCGCCTGGCCGACCACCCGCTCCCCGACTTCCTGGACATCCGGCACGACGGAATAGTCCGGCCCGTCCAGCCCACCGAGAACGACACCATCCGGCAGCTGCTCGACGCCACCCTCGCCGCGACGGACATCGTGATCGCCTCGCCGGTCTACTGGTACTCGCTCTCCGGCCTCACCAAGCGCTACCTGGACTACTGGTCCGACTGGCTGCGCGTGCCGGGCGCCGACTTCAAGGCGACGATGGCCGGCCGCACGCTCTGGGGCGTCTCCGCCCTCGCCGACAAAGAGCCCGTGGTCGCCGACCCGGTGATCGGCACGCTCAACAACTCGGCCGCGTACCTCAAGATGCGCTTCGGCGGAGTCCTGCTCGGCAACGGCAGCGCCCCCGGCGACGTACTGAAGGACACCGAGGCACTGACCCGAGCGAAGACGTTCTTCACCCAGGAAGCCCCGCTCGCCCGCTTCCCTACGCCGTGATGTCCTACGCCGTGATGTCCTTCGCCGTGAACCGCGCCCAGGCCGCCGACCCGAACACCGCCGCGTACAACGCCTGAAGACCCAGGTTCTTCACCAGGTCGTCCCAGTACACCGGTTCGCGCATGAGGTCGGCGAAGGACAGCCAGTAGTGGGAGAAGAAGTACGGCTGAAGCGCGTGCAGTTGGGGAATCTGGTCAAGGATCTGAACGGTGATCAACAGCCCCACGGTGGTAGCCATCGCCGCGATCCCGCTGCTGGTCATGGTCGAGATGAACAACCCCAGGGCCGCGATACCGACAAGCGACGCGGCAACGACCAGCGCGATCAACAGCGCCCGCCCCAGCCCCTCCGCGAAGCTGATCTGCGTACCGGAGATGGTCGTCAGATCCCCCAGCGGAAAGAGCAACGCCCCTACCGTCAGCGCCGAAACCGCCACGACCAGCGTCGCCACCACACAGAACGTCAGCACCGTCGCGTACTTGGTGAGCAGCAGCCGGGTACGGCCGGCCGGAGCCACCAGGAGATACCGCAGGGTCCCCGCGCTGGCCTCGCCCGCGATCGCGTCCCCCGCGACGACCCCGATGGCCATGGGCAGGAAGAACGGAAGCGTGGCGGCCAACGCCGTGAACACCAGGAACAGGCCGTTGTTGGTGATCTGCGCAATGAACGCGGGCCCCCCGCCGCCACCCCCGTTCCCACGCCCAGGCCCCGACCCGTCCTGCGTCTCCAGCTTGACCGCGATCCCGACCAGGATCGGCACGGCAGCCAGCACGCCGAGCAACGCGAGCGTGCGCCACCGCCGGAACGTCGTCACCAACTCGCTGCGCAACAGCCCGAAGGTCCAGAGAAACCGGGGCGCACGCACGGCCACCGACCCGGAATCGGCGGAAGCAACCACCTCAGCCCGCGACATCGAACCCCTCCCCCGTGAGCGCCACGAACGCGTCCTCCAGAGAAGCCCGTTCAACCCCGAAGCCCCGCACCCGCACCCTGGCGGTCACCAACGCCTCGTTCACCTCGGCGAGTTCACGATCGGGCGGCTCGGCAGTCACCCGCTCCTCCGCCACGACCACATCGGCCAGCCCCAGTTCCTTCAGCACCCGCGCCGCGTCCCCGGCATCAGGCGTGGTCACGAACAGCCGCCCCCGCGTCCCCGCCGCCAGCTCGGTCACCGACCCCTGCGTGATCAACCGGCCCTGCGCCATGACCGCCGCATGCGTGCAGACCTGCTCGATCTCGTCGAGCAGATGGGAAGACAGAAAAACGGTCGTACCGTCAGAGGCCAACTCCCGGATCAGAGACCGGATTTCACGCATACCCTGCGGATCGAGCCCGTTGGTCGGCTCGTCCAGAACAAGCAGTTCACGGGGCTGGAGCAGAGCAGAGGCAAGCCCCAGCCGCTGCTTCATCCCCAGCGAGTACGCCTTGGCCTTCTTTCCGGCGGCAGCAGTCAGCCCCACCCGATCCAGCGCGGCGGCAACCCGATCCCGCCGGGTACGCGGATCGGCGGTCGGGTCGGCGGCGTCGTACCGAAGCAGGTTGTCGCGACCGGACAGGAACCCGTACAGGGCGGGCCCCTCGATCAGCGCACCGACGCGCGGCAGGACCGTACGCACGGATCTGGGCATGGGACGGCCCAGCACACGGGCCGTCCCGGAGGTGGGCTCGATCAGCCCCATCAGCATGCGGATGGTGGTGGTCTTGCCCGAGCCATTGGGCCCGAGGAAGCCGAAGACGCTGCCCGCCGGGACGGTCAGGTCGAGACCGTCCACGGCGAGCTGCCCGCCGCGGAAGCGCTTGGTGAGACCACGGGTGGCGATGATGCCGTCACCCGCGTCCGCCTGTTCCTGCACTTCCGCGCACGGTCCGCCCATCGACTCCCTCGATTCGTCGTGCCCCTGCGGCAGTTGATCAGCCGCCGGTACTTACTTCGCCGCGTCCGCCGCCTTCACCAGCGCGCTCTTGGTGACCGCGCCGACGTAGACCTTGCCGTCGTCGGTGACCAGGGCGTTGATCAGCCGGGTCGAGTAGACCGTGCCCGAACCGAAGGAACCCTTCACCTGGTCGCCGAGCGAGCTGAGGAAGCCGCCGAGGTCGCCGCCGCCGGACTTGGAGCCGGACGGGATGCCCTGGCCGCCGGTGTCGAAGACGGCGATGGAGTTCCAGCCCTTGCCGATGACCGTGGGATCGTCGGCGCCCTTGGCGAGCCCCTTGTCCGTCTTGCTGTTCTTGTCGTCCTTGCCGAACGGGGTGGAGTGGTCCGGAGTCGCCTTGCTCGCGCTGTCCTCCGTGGTGACCTTCGCCCCCTTGGGCGTCTTGAAGTCGAAGGTCGAGGCGGCCGGCTTGCTGAGGCTGAGCTGGGTGAAGCCGACGTCGACGACGGCCGCGCCGCCGCTCGCCGGGGTGAGCGTGAACTTGAGCGGCAGGCCGGTCTTCGCGTCCACCGCGATGCTGATCGCGCCGACCGTCGTACCGGACTGCTTGGGCTTGATCAGCAGCTTGTAGGCGTCGCGGCCGGCAACGTGCTCGGTGCCGTCGACCGTGACGGACGTCGTGTCGTCGACCGACTTCAGCGCCTCGTCGGTGAGCCCCTTGGGCGTGGCCCGGGTCTCGTCGCTCTTGGAGGCGTCGGCGGCGGTCGTGCCGTGGAAGACCTCGTTCGTCTGGCTGTCGTAGCCCCAGACGTCCTTGCCGTTGTGGATGAGGCTGTACTCCGCCGCGTTCTCCAGCAGGGAGACCTTCTGCTTGTCGGGGCCGTCGGCCGCGACGCGCAGGGTGTGGGTGCCGGTGGCCAACTCGGTGAGCTTGGTCGTCGGATCGGCGGAGGAGCCGTCGCCTGACTTCGTGGCGCCGGACAGCATGCTGCTCTCCAGGCCGCCGAGGTCGGGCAGGCCGAGGTCCGTGCTGATCTTCACCGTGCCGGACAGCTGCTGGACGTCCGACTTGGCGATCTTGTTGATGAGCTGCTCTGCGGTGACCTTGGGAAGGTTCGGGTCGCCGGAGTCGGCGAGCGCCGGGACCAGTCCGATGGTCGCGGCCGCCACCCCCACCACGGTGACCGGGACGATGTACCGCGCCGCCCTGCGCCGCCCGGCCCGGAGCTCGTCGCGCTCTCCGGTGTCCGTGCTGTCGTCGGTTTCGTACGGTGCCATGTCTGCCTTACCTCCGTCGTCGGCGGCGGCTAACCCTTGCTGTACTCTCCCCCAGTTCTCGGCTTCGCTCGAACCGGGAGGGGCCCCCACCACCCTGAGCCGCCATTCTCACCCGAATCGGTGAGGAGTGGTGTTTTCTCTGTTCTCCATCTGACCAAATCGCCGGGGGATAAGCGTCAGACCCGGGAGCCAACTCCGCGTACGCCTGGGGTATGACACACGGAGGCGGCGCCTCCCCAAACCCTTAGGGGGAAGACGCCGCCTCCGTAAGGCAGTTGCCCAGAACCTCAGCCCGCGCGGTGCACCACCGCGTCGCACATCTCCAGCAGCGCGACCTTGGCATCGCACTCGGGGAGCGGCGCGAGAGCCGCGCGGGCGTCCTCCACGTAGCGGACGGTGTCGCGGCGGGCCTGCTCCAGGGCGGGGTGGACGCGGAGCCGGGAGAGGGCCTCGGCATGCCGGGCGTCGTCCGTGAGGTCGGAGTCGAGCAGTTCGCACAGGGCGATGTCCTCGGCGAGACCCAGGCGGGCGGCCCGCTCGCGGAGCAGCAGCACCGGCAGCGTGGGGATGCCCTCGCGCAGGTCCGTGCCCGGGGTCTTGCCGGACTCCTCCCCGTCGGAGGCGATGTCCAGGACGTCGTCGGCGAGCTGGAAGGCGACGCCGAGCCGCTCGCCGTACTGGGTGAGGACGTCCACGATGGCGTCGTCGCAGCCGGACATCATCGCGCCGAAGCGGCAGGCGACCGCGACCAGGGAGCCGGTCTTGCCGCCGAGCACGTCGAGGTAGTGCTCGACCGGGTCGCGCCCGTCGGAGGGTCCTGCGGTCTCCAGGATCTGGCCGGTGACGAGGCGTTCGAACGCCTCGGCCTGCACCCGCACCGCCTCGGGGCCGAGGTCGGCCAGGGTGTGCGACGCGCGCGCGAAGAGGAAGTCGCCGGTGAGGACCGCGACCGAGTTGCCCCAGCGGACGTTGGCGCTCTCCACCCCGCGCCGTACGGTCGCCTCGTCCATGACGTCGTCGTGGTACAGCGTGGCGAGGTGGGTCAGCTCGACGACGACGGCCGAGGGCACGACACCCGGCGCGTAGGGGTCGCCGAACTGCGCGGCGAGCATCACGAGGAGCGGCCGGAACCGCTTTCCGCCCGCGCGCACGAGGTGCTGGGCGGCCTCCGTGATGAAGGGGACCTCGCTCTTGGTGGCTTCGAGCAGACCCTCCTCGACGGCCGTCAATCCGGCCTGGACATCGGCTTCCAGAGCCTGGTCCCGCACGCTCAGCCCGAACGGCCCGACGACGGTCACGAGGGGTCTCCTGTCTGCTGGTGTCCCTGGGCGGTCACACGGTTTGTCGATAGGTCGCTGGCATCACTCAAGTCAGCGTATCCGGTCAGCTTTCGATCACCCATGCCGCCTACCCCGTCCAGCGGGGGCGGTATCGGATCACGACCGGTATGTTTTCGATCACCTGATAAGAACGGATATTTATCGACTTACGCGGAAGTAGTGGATGGTGTCTCGAACCGCACTGGAAGCCGACCCCGACGACCAACCGCCCCCCGAGGACGACCACGCCTTCTTCGGGCAGCCCAAGGGGCTGCTCACGCTCTCCGGGCTTGAGGTCTGGGAGCGCTTCTCGTTCCTCGGCATGCAGGCCATCCTCGTCCTCTACTTCGCGGATACCGTCGCGCACGGCGGCATGGGCATGTCGTCCGGAACGGCCGCCTCCGTGTCGGCAGCCTACGGAACGCTGGTCTATCTCGTCTCGGTCGCGGGCGGCTGGCTCGCGGACCGCATCCTCGGTTCGTACCGCGCGGTGCTGTGGGGCGGCGTCCTGATCGCCTGCGGGCACTACGCGATGGCGGTGCCCACGCCCACGATGACCTGGGTGGGCCTCGGCCTGATCAGCGCCGGCACCGGCCTGCTCAAGCCCAACGTGGCCACCATGGTCGGCAAGCTCTACCGCACCGACGACGAACGCCGTGACGCCGGTTTCGCGCTCTACTACATGGCGATCAACATCGGCGCCTTCGCGGGCCCGCTGATCACCGGCTGGCTCGGCGACCACGAGGGCTGGCACTGGGGCTTCTCGGCGGCCGCGGTCGGCATGACGTTCGGGCTCATCCAGTACGTCGCCGGGCGCCGTCACCTGGCCGGTCGCAGGAACACCGCCGAGTTCGCGCTCGCGCCGGACGCGCTGCGCCGCGCGGTGAAGCTGATCGTCGTGGGCATCCTGGTGGCCGCCGTGCTCGCGACCGGGCTGGCCACCGCCGGCTGGCTCACGATGGGCCGCTTCGTCGACCTCCTCACGGTGATCTCCGTGATCGCGCCGGTCGTGTACTTCGCGGTGATGTTCAAGAGTCCGCGCGTGAGCCCCGAAGAACGCGGCCGACTGCGCCCGTACATCGTGCTGTTCCTGGCCTCCACGGTCTTCAACTTCATCCTCTTCCAGGCCTATTCGACGATGATGCTGCTGGCCGCGTCGAACGCCGAGACGACCATCCTGGGCTTCGACTTCCCCGCGAGCTGGTACGCGAGCGCGCTCGGCGCCTTCGAGGTCGGGCTCGCGCCCGTGGTCGCCGCGCTCTGGGTCCGCATGGGCCGCCGCCAGCCGCACGCCTCCAACAAGATCGCGATCGGCGTCGTACTCGGCGGCCTCTCCTTCCTGCTGATGGTCCTGCCGACCAGCGGGCACAGCGGCGACGCCTACCGGATGTCGGCCTGGTGGATCGTCGGCTCGTACTTCCTGCTGGGCCTGGGCGACATCCTCCTGGAGACCTCCGGCATGTCGGCCACCACGAAGCTCGCCCCGGCCGCCTTCTCCAGCCAGACCATGTCCCTCTGGTTCCTGTCCCTCGCCCTCGCGAACGGCATCCAGGCCCAGACGGTGAAGCTCTACGACGACGTCTCCAAGCCGGCCTACTTCGGCGTCAACGGCGCGATCGCGGTGGCCGCGGGCCTCGCGGTGATGGCCGCCGCGCCGTGGCTGCGCCGGACCATGCACCCGGTCCACTGAACCCAGGGGTCCCCTCATGCGCATCCGTACGTCCTTCCCCCACAAGACGGCCCACGAGGACATCCGCATCCCCCTCGCGGACGGAACACGCCTCTACGCGCGCGTGTGGCGCCCGGTGACGGACGAACCCGTCCCCGCGCTCCTCGAATACCTCCCGTACCGCCTGACCGACTGGACCGCCCCCCGGGACGCCCAGCGCCACCCCTGGTACGCGGGCCACGGCTACGCCTCCGTCCGGGTCGACGTGCGCGGGCACGGCAACAGTGAGGGTGCCCCCGGCGACGAGTACGACGCGCAGGAACTCGCCGACGGCGTGGAGGTCGTCAACTGGCTTGCCGCGCAACCCTGGTGCACCGGCAGGGTCGGCATGTTCGGCATCTCCTGGGGCGGCTTCAACTCCCTCCAGATCGCGGCCCTCGCGCCCGAGCCGCTCAAGGCGATCGTCACGGTCTGCTCGACGGACGACCGCTACGACAACGACGTGCACTACATGGGAGGTTCCGCCCTCGCCGTCGACCTGCACGCCTGGGCGGCCACCATGCTCGCCTTCGTCGCCCGCCCGCCGGACCCCGAGTACGCGGGCCTGGTCTGGCGCGACATGTGGCTCAAGCGCCTGGAACAGATCGACCCGTTCATCCACACCTGGCTCGCCCACCAGATCCGCGACGACTACTGGAAGCACGGCAGCGTCTGCGAGGACTACGGCGCGATCGACGCGGCCGTCCTCGCGGTGGGCGGCTGGCACGACCCGTACCGCGACACGGTCCTACGGCTCGTCGAACACCTCCCGCCGGACCGCGTACGCGGCCTGATCGGCCCGTGGTCGCACCAGTACCCGGACCGCGGCCTGCCGCCCGGCCCCGCGATCGGCTTCCTCCAGGAGACCCTCCGCTGGTGGGACCACTGGCTCAAGGACAAGGACACCGGCGTCACGTCCGACCCGCTCCTACGGGCCTACGTCAGCGACTCGCACCCGCCGGCCACGGTCTACGACACCCTCCCGGGCCGTTGGGTCGGCGAGCCCGCGTGGCCCTCGCCGCACGTGAAGACGACGACGTACGGCCTCCGGGGCGCGCCCGTGATCGTCCGCTCCCCCATGCACACCGGTGTGGACGCGGGCCGTTTCTTCCCCTTCGGGAACGACGCCGATCTGCCGCCGGACCAGCGGGACGAGGACGCGCGCTCCGCGTGCTTCGAGTTCGAGGTGCCGGCCGAGACGTGGGTGCTGGGGCGGCCGAGGATACGGCTGCGGCTGACCTGCGAGGTGCCGCGCGGGCAGGTGATCGCCCGGCTGTGCGACGTCGCCCCCGACGGTGCCTCGACCCTCGTCACCCGGGGCGTGTTGAACCTGTCGGCGCGGCACGGGCGGGACCGGGCGGTGCCGTGGACGCCGGGCACCACCGAGGACGTGACCTTCGAGCTGAACGGCATCGGGCACGCGTTCCCGCCCGGGCACCGCATCCGGCTCGCGGTGTCGTCGGCGTACTGGCCGTGGATCTGGCCGCAGCCGGAGTCCTCGGTTGGGTTCACGCTGGACCCGGAGGGGAGCGCGCTCGAACTCCCGGTGCGGGAGCAGGAGTCGGCGGGCGACATTCGCTTCGAGGAGCCGGAGGAGGCCGAGCCGCTCGGGGTCAACTACCCGGCGACCCTTGACGAACCACGCCCCGAGCGGCTGGTCGTACGGGATGTCGCGAAGGGTGAGTGGCGGCTCGAAGTGGATCCCCGGTACGGCGGCACGCGCGTGTATCCGGATGGGTTGGAGTTCACCGAGGACGCGTTGGAGACGTACACGATCGACGAGTCGGACCCGCTGTCGGCGCGCACCCTCTCGGAGTGGTCGATCCGGCTGCATCGACCGGAGCTGGGATGGGACACGAGCGTGCGCACCCGGTCGGAGATTACTTGTGACGAAACGGACTTTCTTGCATCAAATGAGGTTATCTGCACCGAGGGTGAAGAAGTGATCTTCCACCGCACTTGGGAGAAAAGGATTCCGAGAACTGCCAGTTGAGGGCGAATGCCCGATTTGCCGTTCTTAATCCTCCCGTGAGTTGGGTCACGCGTTTCTGTGCGTGACCTGTGTCCTGGTCTGCCCGCGTTTTCCCTTACGGCATTTGACAGTTGACCCTTGGCTCGCGCAAAGGATCAAGCGCCCCATACGCCTCAGACCAAGGTCAATAGGGGTTAGG from Streptomyces sp. NBC_01288 carries:
- a CDS encoding CocE/NonD family hydrolase — translated: MRIRTSFPHKTAHEDIRIPLADGTRLYARVWRPVTDEPVPALLEYLPYRLTDWTAPRDAQRHPWYAGHGYASVRVDVRGHGNSEGAPGDEYDAQELADGVEVVNWLAAQPWCTGRVGMFGISWGGFNSLQIAALAPEPLKAIVTVCSTDDRYDNDVHYMGGSALAVDLHAWAATMLAFVARPPDPEYAGLVWRDMWLKRLEQIDPFIHTWLAHQIRDDYWKHGSVCEDYGAIDAAVLAVGGWHDPYRDTVLRLVEHLPPDRVRGLIGPWSHQYPDRGLPPGPAIGFLQETLRWWDHWLKDKDTGVTSDPLLRAYVSDSHPPATVYDTLPGRWVGEPAWPSPHVKTTTYGLRGAPVIVRSPMHTGVDAGRFFPFGNDADLPPDQRDEDARSACFEFEVPAETWVLGRPRIRLRLTCEVPRGQVIARLCDVAPDGASTLVTRGVLNLSARHGRDRAVPWTPGTTEDVTFELNGIGHAFPPGHRIRLAVSSAYWPWIWPQPESSVGFTLDPEGSALELPVREQESAGDIRFEEPEEAEPLGVNYPATLDEPRPERLVVRDVAKGEWRLEVDPRYGGTRVYPDGLEFTEDALETYTIDESDPLSARTLSEWSIRLHRPELGWDTSVRTRSEITCDETDFLASNEVICTEGEEVIFHRTWEKRIPRTAS